From Oxobacter pfennigii, a single genomic window includes:
- a CDS encoding YczE/YyaS/YitT family protein has translation MRQFYNRLLRLIWGLFLYAVGIVVTLNAHIGYAPWEVFHVGFAKTAGISIGTASIIAGAVIGIIALLLGEKLGLGTILNMLLIGVFLDLILGFHIIPMASSFAFGIIMLIIGLFVIALASYFYIGSAFGAGPRDSLMVALTRKTRLPIGVCRGMIELLAVFAGWRLGGMFGIGTIISALTIGFCVQITFRLLKFDTTEIQHETLGVTYKMLFGNKKEQLNEDEISEDC, from the coding sequence ATGAGACAATTTTATAACCGTCTGCTGCGCTTGATTTGGGGACTTTTTCTATATGCAGTTGGAATCGTAGTTACACTAAATGCCCATATAGGATACGCTCCATGGGAGGTTTTTCATGTGGGATTTGCAAAAACGGCAGGAATAAGCATCGGAACCGCTTCCATTATTGCTGGAGCAGTTATTGGAATCATAGCATTATTGCTTGGAGAAAAGCTAGGGCTTGGCACCATCTTGAATATGCTGCTTATTGGAGTTTTCCTCGATCTGATTCTAGGATTTCATATTATACCCATGGCCAGCAGCTTTGCATTTGGAATCATCATGTTGATTATAGGGTTGTTTGTCATTGCCTTAGCCTCCTATTTTTACATTGGCTCAGCCTTTGGAGCAGGTCCGAGAGACAGTTTGATGGTTGCGCTTACTCGAAAAACGAGGCTGCCAATCGGAGTCTGCCGTGGAATGATTGAGCTTCTGGCGGTATTTGCCGGCTGGAGACTTGGTGGTATGTTTGGTATCGGAACAATTATATCTGCCCTTACAATTGGCTTTTGTGTCCAGATCACCTTTAGACTGCTTAAATTTGATACAACAGAAATTCAACACGAAACATTGGGTGTGACATATAAAATGCTTTTTGGCAATAAAAAAGAGCAATTAAATGAGGATGAGATATCGGAAGATTGTTAA